A genomic region of Canis aureus isolate CA01 chromosome 16, VMU_Caureus_v.1.0, whole genome shotgun sequence contains the following coding sequences:
- the LOC144286911 gene encoding uncharacterized protein LOC144286911 isoform X16, producing the protein MGASPGSLNISVSLARPSAPLAWVSAPQSIMSRLCLSLFFIFTWQPSWLLGQAAPLPAWARRTSGPRRSPEPPEPPEPWSSHSSELLHESLQALTHPAEAGGGFNNLRSSAPAQISAPPKQLTETLVPFLDTDSNGELPPETDQYLNDKPTLHERLLQVVPALGDENQAIVLPPPLKSKMKTGDEPEDHQSLEILAPPLDSQGLNQRKFFVSSPNLDKDLVQHRRLAKVVIGTPNQFANKELLEQLQDDYSDSGMDIIYPEENRPMDFPGGPDQPPELPEELEISSLLQETPAGPLQSTVEEPEPFVPGVEAQAKHPESPEETETPPLLQDALSQPPEILKEAGNSVSPQEAPAEPSSTPEVQQEASAQPTEAPEEVEPWTPQEAPAQPPEEKVPPQEVNVPSLSQNEAQRPKLHNVTVKPVDLALTVTVTQPPQHPKKAEPAILQEQPAQPPELSLGEVEPIPTQQEHPAQPLEHHEVKVAPPGHHQVQQLNLPNITVKPAGVQVTVTPEPTTEVGPLPVQRESVTQPSVPLNVEPFATQHEAPTLPPQSPEENEHLSFQQETPTESPESPTQEKPPTQQETPVQTPGEVKPSTTQQDTLAQDSQAPEEGESPSTQEEALAQLPGTQEEKEPSPPQQEAPAELPQIPEEGEPSSIQEESQDHHAQTPEKAKPSSTQQEAPTQYPQASEEGEPSPAQEEAPTQFPQILVKSGFPEQHPAPAENVEPYPDQQGVPTQTGDLPEETELSPSQQWSSSLPQMPVVGVEPSPVQPEHQAQPPESSTDIVAQPPVHHEVTSSRLGPGEAQHPMLPNITAKPVDLEVFITPVPTKFEHAPGQQEASAQAPVPPEQVEFSPAQSELLFQSPETLEDEFPPGQQELIVKTPDPPKEMEPTSAQQEAPAEPSEPHKEIEPSSNEYTVSAHSPGPTEDVKPPTQPEVPAQPPVPQQVPAISPEPRQEVEPSATQQESPAQSLELADKVEPLPVSQKTPSQLLQFPEKVESSPVLQEAPSLPLEPLKEVELSPAQQVAQTQPSELPEKLESFPILQQASTQSPEPHQESEPSPAQPPEPSKEVEPQLPVHNEMTVPPQGQDQAQRSSLPSVTAKPVDLEFTVPPEPSTTLQQTLAPPEDPEVTLPHPEHVEAQSPNLSEVTVQPLDLELTITPEPITEVETSTMQETPGPPLEPPDESVMQPPMYREVTVPTPGQDQARHLLLPNVTVQPLDLELTLTPEPTTKVEHSTTVSKTTVPPKDMEVTFAHQEQVQAQHPILTEVTVQPLDLGLTITSEFTKEIELPQPMQETPIQLPEPPKEVTVAQSPVYQEETIPTPGWDQIQHPSSPSVTVQPLDLELTVSPEPTTEVEHSTALKKTIAPPKDVEVTFAHLEQVLSRRPNLTKVTVQPLDLELTITPASTTEIEPSPTMPLELPKELVAQPSIYQEAAVPTSAQDQAQHLWSPNVTTQPLALELTISPKPTTEVEQSTTLHQTTAPPKDLEVTFPPSEQVQVQHSTLNKVKVKPLDLGLTITPEPTTETKPSPTMQETPTQPPEPPKEVVVQYPFHQEGTVPTLGQDQAPYPTLPSVTVHPVDMGLTMTSEPTTQVEGSTTTKTTTPPPKDLEMTLAHLEQIQRQHPNLTEVTVPPMDLEITVTAGSNMEVEPSPARQETPTQPPEPPKEVKVQYPFHQEVMSPTPSKGEVQHPESPSITFHNGGLGLTITPEPITEAKHSATTKKTTAPSPADLEVTLAHRERVQSQQPNLTKVTVPPMDLEITVSHQPESSESVLPPTTQPSVVHFAKYFPEKAYTTFTEQPEQSVTTNVNICELCTCKDETLSCTGFSPKQRLRRVPVPEPNTDNNTFTILNFQGNAISYIEENTWKPYRWTEKLILSENYLTELHKDSFEGLLSLQYLDLSCNKIQSIERRTFEPLPFLKFINVSCNVLTEVSFGTFQAWHGMQFLHKLILSHNPLTTVEDSYLFKLPALKYLDMGTTQVSLSTIESILMMTLELEKLILPSRMSCCLCQLKNNIEVVCKTVKLHCDGECLTNATRCDEKASIMNVEGSFMKVLKARKKSTSTELTIEPEKASSDKNGIGLSAFMNEQLDFNDESDVISALNYILPYFSEGNVEDVESTLLPFIKTLFSNVQDGDKPVGYLKNNTKSPSLEPGPNNSTYKNKLRKLSFLENLLDAEIQEKIDEVKKKEKTAMLIPPGILGPKFKKLETAQGQEKTLPKSKNLRKRWFRKNSVLKGPKDPQKRHYKEVDVQSTQGKQSAQSFVKNMAKERRLSGPSPRELEELHMAQRPRKLVGNSVHTESSFIKEHKAAASSFPKQNIMGKPSASTAPKSLPKVKTKSEDSTYPIVVLEDANARVREMEASRPVSHSGKKYIFHKIRSRIVQRTPKTKKSKKFRKKNSLSNRLMPAQRPPLPAVRSLIDSPSQEAISSSEKRIQENPFPELFTLSEPSKENTTVENTTAQNASEEIISPGSTTVSEQTPPEFTNRRNLSNTYSTTTRDNFVPTVKQTNETQWEYHNLVTDLPPKPTGFSVAKLSSAGDLFEIQLNQQLRSLIPNNDVRRLISHVIRTLKMDCSETNVQLACAKLISRTGLLMKLLSEQQEVKVSKAEWDTDQWKTENYINESTEAQSEQKEQKSSEALL; encoded by the exons ATGGGGGCGTCACCGGGCTCCCTGAACATTTCGGTTTCTCTGGCGAGACCGAGCGCCCCACTGGCTTGGGTCTCTGCTCCGCAGAGTATCATGTCCAGGCTttgcctctcccttttttttatttttacctggcAACCGTCGTGGTTGTTGGGCCAGGCAGCTCCGCTTCCCGCGTGGGCCCGTCGGACCTCCGGCCCTCGGAGATCCCCGGAACCCCCGGAACCCCCGGAACCCTGGTCTTCGCACTCTTCTGAACTCCTGCATGAATCGCTCCAGGCACTTACCCACCCCGCAGAGGCGGGGGGGGGCTTTAATAACTTGAGGTCCTCTGCTCCAGCCCAGATATCGGCCCCGCCTAAGCAGTTGACTGAGACTTTGGTTCCATTCCTGGACACGGATTCAAATGGTGAGCTGCCCCCAGAGACAGATCAGTATCTGAATGACAAGCCAACCCTGCACGAAAGGCTCTTACAAGTGGTTCCAGCGTTGGGTGATGAGAATCAGGCCATAGTTCTACCTCCTCCActcaaaagtaagatgaaaaCTGGAGATGAGCCAGAAGATCACCAGTCATTGGAAATACTTGCTCCACCTCTGGACAGTCAGGGTTTAAACCAAAGAAAGTTTTTTGTTTCATCCCCAAACCTGGACAAAGATCTAGTTCAGCATCGAAGGCTTGCCAAAGTTGTTATTGGAACTCCAAACCAATTTGCAAATAAAGAGCTCCTAGAACAACTGCAGGACGATTATTCAGATTCTGGTATGGATATCATATACCCTGAGGAAAACCGACCAATGGATTTCCCAGGGGGACCAGATCAACCCCCAGAGCTCCCTGAGGAGCTTGAAATTTCTTCACTCCTGCAGGAGACCCCTGCAGGACCTCTCCAGTCCACTGTAGAGGAACCTGAACCTTTTGTGCCTGGAGTGGAGGCCCAGGCCAAGCATCCAGAGTCCCCTGAAGAGACAGAAACACCTCCACTTCTTCAGGACGCTCTATCTCAGCCTCCAGAGATCCTTAAGGAAGCTGGAAATTCTGTAAGCCCACAGGAGGCCCCAGCTGAACCTTCAAGTACCCCTGAAGTCCAACAGGAAGCCTCAGCTCAACCTACAGAGGCACCTGAGGAAGTAGAACCTTGGACCCCTCAGGAGGCCCCAGCTCAGCCACCAGAGGAGAAGGTACCACCTCAGGAGGTAAATGTGCCATCTCTGAGTCAGAATGAAGCTCAGCGGCCAAAATTACACAATGTCACTGTTAAACCTGTAGATTTGGCACTTACTGTAACTGTGACTCAGCCTCCACAGCACCCCAAGAAGGCTGAGCCTGCAATCCTGCAAGAACAACCAGCTCAGCCACCAGAGCTGTCTTTGGGGGAGGTGGAACCTATTCCAACCCAGCAGGAGCACCCAGCTCAACCTCTAGAGCATCATGAGGTGAAAGTTGCACCTCCAGGTCACCATCAGGTTCAACAGTTAAACCTGCCCAATATCACTGTTAAACCTGCAGGCGTGCAGGTTACTGTAACACCAGAACCCACTACAGAGGTGGGACCTTTGCCAGTTCAACGTGAGTCTGTCACTCAGCCCTCTGTGCCCCTTAATGTGGAACCTTTTGCAACCCAGCATGAAGCCCCAACTCTGCCTCCACAGTCCCCTGAGGAGAATGAACATTTGTCATTTCAACAGGAGACTCCAACTGAGTCCCCAGAATCTCCCACACAGGAGAAACCTCCAACACAGCAGGAGACCCCTGTTCAGACCCCTGGAGAGGTTAAACCTTCCACAACCCAGCAGGACACCCTGGCTCAGGATTCACAGGCTCCTGAGGAGGGTGAATCACCTTCAACCCAGGAGGAGGCCCTGGCTCAACTTCCAGGGACTCAGGAAGAGAAGGAACCTTCTCCACCCCAGCAGGAGGCCCCTGCTGAGCTTCCACAAATCCCTGAGGAGGGTGAACCTTCCTCAATACAGGAGGAGAGCCAGGATCATCATGCACAGACTCCTGAGAAAGCTAAACCTTCTTCAACCCAGCAGGAGGCCCCAACCCAGTATCCACAGGCCTCTGAGGAGGGAGAACCATCTCCAGCTCAGGAAGAGGCTCCCACTCAATTTCCACAAATTCTTGTGAAGAGTGGGTTTCCAGAACAACATCCAGCCCCTGCTGAAAATGTTGAACCTTATCCAGATCAGCAGGGAGTACCAACACAGACTGGAGATCTTCCTGAAGAAACTGAACTTTCTCCAAGCCAGCAGTGGAGCTCATCTCTGCCTCAGATGCCTGTCGTAGGTGTAGAACCTTCTCCAGTCCAGCCTGAGCACCAGGCTCAGCCTCCAGAGTCCTCTACAGATATTGTAGCTCAGCCTCCAGTACATCATGAGGTGACATCCTCACgtctaggtcctggtgaagctCAGCATCCAATGTTGCCCAATATCACAGCAAAACCTGTAGATCTGGAGGTTTTCATAACTCCAGTGCCCACTAAGTTTGAACATGCTccagggcagcaggaggcctCTGCTCAAGCTCCAGTTCCCCCTGAGCAGGTTGAATTTTCTCCAGCCCAGTCCGAGCTTCTTTTCCAGTCTCCAGAGACCCTTGAAGATGAATTTCCTCCAGGCCAACAAGAACTCATAGTAAAGACTCCAGACCCTCCTAAGGAGATGGAACCTACTTCAGCCCAACAGGAGGCCCCAGCTGAGCCATCAGAGCCCCATAAGGAGATTGAACCATCTTCAAATGAGTACACAGTCTCAGCTCATTCTCCAGGGCCCACTGAAGACGTCAAGCCTCCAACCCAACCAGAGGTTCCAGCTCAGCCTCCTGTTCCCCAGCAGGTCCCAGCTATATCTCCTGAGCCCCGACAGGAGGTAGAGCCTTCTGCCACACAACAGGAATCCCCAGCCCAGTCTTTAGAACTTGCTGACAAAGTGGAACCTCTTCCAGTCTCTCAAAAGACCCCTTCTCAGCTTCTACAGTTTCCTGAGAAGGTGGAATCCTCTCCAGTCCTGCAAGAAGCTCCATCTCTACCTCTAGAGCCCCTTAAGGAGGTAGAACTTTCTCCAGCCCAACAGGTGGCACAGACTCAGCCTTCAGAGCTCCCTGAGAAGCTAGAGTCATTTCCAATTCTGCAGCAGGCTTCAACTCAGTCTCCAGAGCCCCATCAAGAGTCAGAACCTTCTCCAGCTCAGCCTCCAGAGCCATCTAAGGAGGTTGAACCACAACTTCCAGTCCATAACGAGATGACAGTTCCACCTCAAGGACAAGATCAAGCTCAGCGTTCAAGCTTGCCCAGTGTCACTGCTAAACCTGTTGACTTGGAGTTTACTGTACCTCCAGAGCCTTCTACAACCCTGCAGCAGACTCTAGCTCCTCCAGAGGATCCAGAGGTGACACTTCCACATCCAGAACATGTTGAGGCTCAGAGTCCAAATTTGTCTGAAGTCACAGTTCAACCTTTAGATCTGGAGCTTACCATAACACCAGAACCCATTACAGAGGTTGAAACTTCAACCATGCAAGAGACTCCAGGTCCTCCTTTAGAGCCACCTGACGAGTCTGTAATGCAGCCTCCCATGTATCGGGAGGTGACAGTTCCAACTCCAGGTCAGGATCAAGCTCGGCATCTATTGTTACCCAATGTAACGGTTCAGCCTTTGGACTTGGAGCTTACCCTAACTCCAGAACCCACCACAAAAGTTGAACATTCTACAACCGTGAGTAAAACTACTGTTCCTCCAAAGGACATGGAAGTGACATTTGCACATCAAGAGCAGGTTCAAGCTCAGCATCCAATCTTGACTGAAGTCACAGTTCAGCCTTTGGACCTGGGGCTTACCATAACTTCAGAATTCACTAAGGAGATTGAACTTCCTCAACCTATGCAGGAGACTCCAATCCAGCTTCCAGAGCCACCTAAGGAGGTTACTGTAGCTCAATCTCCAGTATATCAGGAGGAGACCATTCCAACACCAGGTTGGGATCAAATTCAGCATCCATCATCACCCAGTGTAACAGTTCAACCTTTGGACCTGGAGCTTACTGTAAGTCCAGAACCCACTACAGAAGTTGAACATTCTACAGCCCTGAAAAAGACTATAGCTCCTCCAAAAGACGTGGAGGTGACATTTGCACATCTCGAGCAGGTTCTGTCTCGCCGTCCAAACTTGACTAAGGTCACAGTTCAACCTTTGGACCTGGAACTTACCATAACTCCAGCATCCACTACAGAGATTGAACCTTCTCCAACCATGCCTCTAGAGCTGCCTAAGGAACTTGTAGCTCAACCTTCCATATATCAAGAGGCAGCAGTTCCAACGTCAGCTCAGGATCAAGCTCAGCACCTGTGGTCACCAAATGTGACAACACAACCTTTGGCCCTAGAGCTTACCATAAGTCCAAAACCCACTACAGAGGTTGAACAGTCTACAACTCTGCATCAGACTACAGCTCCTCCAAAGGACCTTGAGGTGACATTTCCACCATCAGAGCAGGTTCAGGTTCAGCATTCAACCTTAAATAAAGTCAAAGTTAAACCTTTGGACTTGGGGCTTACCATAACTCCAGAACCTACTACAGAGACCAAACCTTCTCCAACCATGCAAGAGACCCCAACTCAGCCTCCAGAGCCACCTAAGGAGGTTGTAGTTCAATATCCATTCCATCAGGAGGGGACAGTTCCAACCCTAGGTCAGGATCAAGCTCCGTATCCAACTTTACCCAGTGTCACAGTTCATCCTGTGGACATGGGACTTACCATGACTTCAGAACCTACTACCCAGGTTGAAGGTTCTACAACCACCAAGACTACAACTCCCCCTCCAAAGGACCTTGAGATGACGCTTGCGCATCTCGAGCAGATTCAGAGGCAACATCCAAACCTGACTGAAGTCACTGTTCCACCTATGGACCTGGAAATTACTGTAACTGCAGGATCCAATATGGAAGTTGAACCTTCTCCAGCCAGGCAAGAGACCCCAACTCAGCCTCCAGAGCCACCTAAGGAGGTTAAAGTTCAATATCCATTTCATCAGGAAGTGATGAGTCCAACTCCAAGTAAGGGTGAAGTCCAGCATCCAGAATCACCCAGCATCACATTTCATAATGGGGGCTTGGGGCTTACCATTACTCCAGAACCTATTACAGAGGCTAAACATTCTGCAACCACGAAGAAGACTACAGCTCCTTCTCCAGCGGACCTTGAGGTGACACTTGCACATCGAGAGCGTGTTCAGAGTCAACAGCCAAACCTGACTAAAGTCACTGTTCCACCTATGGACTTGGAAATTACTGTAAGTCACCAACCAGAGTCATCTGAGTCGGTTCTCCCCCCAACGACTCAGCCCTCAGTGGTGCATTTTGCAAAATACTTCCCAGAAAAGGCATATACAACTTTCACTGAGCAGCCAGAACAGAGTGTTACCACAAATGTCAACATATGTGAGCTCTGTACCTGCAAAGATGAGACGCTATCGTGTACTGGTTTCAGCCCAAAGCAGAGGCTCCGCAGAGTGCCTGTGCCAGAGCCCAACACGGACAACAACACCTTCACCATCTT AAATTTCCAAGGAAACGCTATTTCTTACATTGAGGAGAATACATGGAAGCCATACCGTTGGACTGAGAAATT aattctcAGTGAAAATTATTTGACTGAATTACATAAGGACTCATTTGAAGGCCTGCTATCCCTACAGTATTT AGATTTATCCTGCAATAAGATACAATCTATTGAAAGACGGACATTTGAACCACTACCTTTTTTGAAGTTTAT aaatgttAGTTGCAATGTACTGACAGAAGTGAGCTTTGGAACATTTCAGGCCTGGCATGGAATGCAGTTTTTACATAAGCt AATTCTCAGTCATAACCCTCTGACAACTGTTGAAgattcatatctttttaaattgccagcattaaaatattt AGACATGGGAACAACACAGGTGTCACTTTCAACAATTGAGAGCATTCTCATGATGACCCTTGAATTGGAAAAACT GATATTACCTAGCCGTATGTCCTGTTGTCTCTGCCAACTCAAAAATAATATTGAGGTTGTTTGCAAGACAGTCAAGCTGCATTGTGACGGTGAATGTTTGACAAATGCCACACGTTGTG ATGAAAAAGCATCTATAATGAATGTAGAAGGATCATTCATGAAGGTATTAAAAGCCCGGAAGAAGAGTACCAGTACTGAGCTGACAATTGAGCCAGAGAAGGCATCCTCAGACAAAAATGGCATCGGTCTGTCAGCCTTTATGAATGAGCAGTTAGACTTTAATGATGAAAGTGATGTTATCAGTGCGCTGAATTACATATTACCTTATTTCTCAGAGGGAAATGTAGAAGATGTAGAATCAACATTACTACCATTCATTAAAACTCTGTTTTCAAATGTTCAAGATGGAGACAAGCCTGTGGGTTACttgaaaaacaacacaaagaGCCCTTCTCTTGAACCTGGACCCAACAATTcaacttacaaaaataaactgaggaaACTCTCTTTCCTGGAAAATTTGTTAGAtgcagaaattcaagaaaaaattgatgaggtaaaaaagaaagaaaaaactgccatGCTTATACCTCCCGGGATTTTAGGTCCCAAATTTAAGAAATTGGAAACTGCCCAAGGACAGGAAAAGACCCTTCCCAAGTCTAAGAATTTACGGAAGAGGTGGTTTAGAAAAAACAGTGTTCTCAAGGGCCCCAAGGACCCACAGAAAAGGCACTACAAGGAAGTGGACGTTCAGAGCACCCAAGGGAAACAGAGTGCCCAGTCATTTGTGAAGAACATGGCCAAAGAAAGAAGGCTCAGTGGACCATCCCCAAGGGAGCTGGAGGAGCTTCACATGGCCCAGAGGCCCAGGAAATTAGTGGGAAACTCCGTCCACACAGAGTCTTCATTCATAAAGGAGCACAAGGCAGCAGCCTCTTCTTTCCCGAAGCAAAACATAATGGGCAAGCCTTCTGCCTCCACTGCTCCAAAATCCCTACCTAAGGTGAAAACCAAATCAGAAGACTCAACCTACCCCATTGTTGTTTTAGAAGATGCGAATGCTAGAGTTAGGGAAATGGAGGCTTCCAGACCAGTCTCGCATtctggaaaaaagtatattttccataaaattcgCTCACGTATAGTCCAAAGAACACCCAagaccaaaaaaagtaaaaagttcagaaagaaaaactcactCTCGAATAGATTGATGCCTGCACAGAGGCCTCCATTGCCTGCCGTCAGGAGCCTCATCGATTCCCCTTCACAGGAGGCTATTTCATCTTCAGAAAAACGAATTCAGGAAAATCCTTTTCCAGAATTATTTACTCTTTCAGAACCTTCTAAAGAAAACACTACTGTAGAAAACACTACTGCACAGAATGCttctgaagaaattatttctcCAGGAAGCACTACTGTATCAGAACAAACTCCCCCTGAATTCACAAACCGTAGGAATCTTTCCAATACATATTCTACTACCACCAGAGACAACTTTGTGCCGACTGTTAAACAAACCAATGAAACACAATGGGAATACCACAACTTGGTCACTGACTTGCCCCCAAAGCCCACAGGCTTCAGTGTTGCAAAGCTCTCATCCGCAGGTGATCTATTTGAAATTCAGCTAAACCAGCAGCTACGGTCCCTCATCCCGAATAATGACGTGAGAAGGCTCATTTCTCATGTTATCCGGACTTTGAAAATGGACTGCTCTGAGACCAATGTGCAACTGGCCTGTGCCAAGCTTATCTCCAGAACAGGCCTCCTGATGAAGCTTCTCAGCGAGCAGCAGGAAGTAAAGGTGTCCAAGGCAGAGTGGGATACAGACCAATGGAAGACTGAGAACTATATCAATGAGAGCACAGAAGCCCAGAGTGAACAGAAAGAGCAGAAGTCAAGTGAG